From the Polaribacter gangjinensis genome, the window ATCGTTAAAAATATTCCTTCAGGATTGCCAACTTTCGGAATTCCAACTATTGATTTTGAGCAAATTAGAGAACTTTTTCCAATTGCATTAACCTTAGTAATGGTTGGTTATTTAGAAACCATTTCTATTGGAAAATCGTTAGAAGCAAAACAAGATGTGTATAAAATTCGTCCAAATCAAGAGTTGATAGCTTTAGGATTGAGTAATATTTTTGGTTCTTTTTTTAAAGCATATCCCTCAGCTTCTAGTTTTTCTCGCTCTGCAATCAATCAAGAAAGTGGCGCAAAAACAGGAATGGCAGCGTTAATTTCGGTAGTGATGGTAATGATTACTTTACTTTTTTTAACGCCATTATTTTATTTTTTACCTAAAACAATTTTGGCAGCTATCATTATTGTGGCTGTTTTTGCTCTGGTCAATGTCAAAGAAGCTGCATTTTTGTGGCGCGCCAATAATTTAGATTTTTGGTTATTGATTTCTACTTTTATTGCAACCTTATTTTTTGGAATTGAATACGGAATTACAGTAGGTGTAGGATTGTCGCTAGTTGTGCTCATTTTTAGAACATCAAGACCTTATGTAGTAGAATTAGGAAAAGTTCCTGATGCCAATTTTTACAGAAATAAAGAACGCTTTGAAGAAGTAATTATTGAGGACGATATTCTCGTTTTTCGTTTTGATGCCCAATTATTTTATGCAAATTCAAGTTATTTTAGAGATAAAATGGACGAAATGACAGATAAAAAAGGAAAGGCATTAAAATTGATAGTTTTAGATTCTGAAAGTATCAATAGAATAGATAGCACAGGAGTTGAAATGCTCAAAGAACGCATTAAATATTATCAGAAAAAAGGCGTTTTATTTTATTTTGCAGGAGCAAAAGGACCTTTGAGAGACGCTTTATTCAAAGGCGGACTTTTAGAAATCATTGATGTCAATCATTTTTTTATGAGAGCCAATGATGCTGTTAAGTTTTTTAGAACTGGAGATAGAAAAAGGCAAGAAAAGTATGCAAAATACATTCATCAAGCCTATAAATAAATAAAAAAATTTGATAAAAATCAGGAAATCATTGCAATATCAATCGTAAATTTGATGTTGCTTAAAAATAATTTATCCATGAAAATAGCACAAATTTATACAGGATGTTTAGCGCAAGGAGCCTATTATATTGAAAGTAATGGCGAAGTTGCCATTATTGATCCTTTAAGAGAAGTACAAGATTATATTGACAGAGCCGAAAAAGACAATGCCAAAATTAAATATATTTTTGAAACGCATTTTCATGCAGATTTTGTAAGTGGCCATGTAACATTAGCAGAAAAAACAGGGGCTAAAATTGTTTTTGGACCAACAGCACAAACTAATTTTGATGCGTTGATTGCTGAGGATAATCAAGTTTTTACAATTGGAAATATTACCATAACTGCGCTTCATACGCCTGGTCATACCATGGAAAGCACTTGTTATTTATTGAAAGATGAAAACGGAAAAGATCACGCTCTTTTTAGTGGAGATACGTTGTTTTTGGGTGACGTTGGAAGACCAGATTTGGCTCAGAAAGGAAACATTACTGAAAAAGATTTAGCCGGATTTTTATACGATAGTTTAAGAACAAAAGTCATGACTTTAGCAGATGATGTCATTGTTTATCCTGCACATGGAGCTGGCTCAGCTTGTGGAAAAAACCTTAGCAAAGAAACTGTTGGTACAATTGGAAATCAAAAAGAAACCAATTATGCTTTGAGAGCCAATATGACCAAAGAAGAATTTATAAAAGAAGTTACAGATGGTTTGTTGCCTCCTCCAGCCTATTTTCCATTGAATGTAAAGTTGAATAAAGAAGGATATGAAAATATTGATAATGTTATCAAAAATAGTGCAAAACCTTTGTCTGCTGAAGAATTTGAATTGCTAGCCAATGAAACGGATGCTGTTATTTTAGACGTTCGTCATCAATCAGAATTTTCGAAAGGATTCATTCCTCAATCTATTTTTATAGGTTTGGGAGGTACATTTGCACCCTGGGTTGGTGCGTTGATTAAAGATATCAAACAAGAAATTTTATTAGTGACTCCAATTGGTGAAGAAGAAAGTACCATTACTCGTTTATCAAGAGTTGGTTTTGATAATGTGATTGGATATTTAGACGGAAGTTTTGAAACATGGAAAAAATCTGGAAAAGAAATCGATGTTTTAAATGCCATTTCTGTGGCAGCTTTAGAAGAAAAAATTGCTGAAAATCCATTAATTTTTGACGTTAGAAAACCTGGAGAATATTTAAGTGAACATGCCTTGATTGCAGAAAATACTCCTTTGGATTATTTGAATGATCACATCAGCCAATTTCCTGACAAGAAACCATTTTATGTGCATTGTGCAGGTGGATATCGTTCAGTAATTGCGGCTTCAATTTTAAAAGCACGTGGTTTTCACAATGTGATTGATATTTTAGGTGGATTTGATGCTATTAAAAATTCATCCATTGAAAAATCGGCATATGTATGTCCTTCAACGTTATAATATATTTTTGAAAATGAGGTATTTAGTTCTGTTTGTAAGTCTGTTTTTTGTCACTTGTGGAAACTCGCAAGAAACAACATTTATTTCTGTATCAGATTTGAAAACGTTACTTTCAAAAGAGAAAATACAATTGTTAGACGTTAGAACTCCTGAAGAAATTGCTCAAGGAAGTATTAAAACGGCTCA encodes:
- a CDS encoding SulP family inorganic anion transporter, with amino-acid sequence MNIKKIVPIVDWLPNYQKSLFKGDLIAGITVGIILIPQGIAYALIAGLPPIYGLYCALVPQVMYAIFGSSRQVAIGPVAMDSLIVATGVSTLALAGSDSYIEIAILLALMVGTIQFVLGIFSLGFIVNFLSRPVITGFTSAVALIIGINQFRNLLGVDFIQSDQIHVLLEDILMQISFYNLPTTIIGLIAVSIIFILRKIDKRIPSALIVVVLGIVIMKFFGKNLTEVAIVKNIPSGLPTFGIPTIDFEQIRELFPIALTLVMVGYLETISIGKSLEAKQDVYKIRPNQELIALGLSNIFGSFFKAYPSASSFSRSAINQESGAKTGMAALISVVMVMITLLFLTPLFYFLPKTILAAIIIVAVFALVNVKEAAFLWRANNLDFWLLISTFIATLFFGIEYGITVGVGLSLVVLIFRTSRPYVVELGKVPDANFYRNKERFEEVIIEDDILVFRFDAQLFYANSSYFRDKMDEMTDKKGKALKLIVLDSESINRIDSTGVEMLKERIKYYQKKGVLFYFAGAKGPLRDALFKGGLLEIIDVNHFFMRANDAVKFFRTGDRKRQEKYAKYIHQAYK
- a CDS encoding MBL fold metallo-hydrolase, encoding MKIAQIYTGCLAQGAYYIESNGEVAIIDPLREVQDYIDRAEKDNAKIKYIFETHFHADFVSGHVTLAEKTGAKIVFGPTAQTNFDALIAEDNQVFTIGNITITALHTPGHTMESTCYLLKDENGKDHALFSGDTLFLGDVGRPDLAQKGNITEKDLAGFLYDSLRTKVMTLADDVIVYPAHGAGSACGKNLSKETVGTIGNQKETNYALRANMTKEEFIKEVTDGLLPPPAYFPLNVKLNKEGYENIDNVIKNSAKPLSAEEFELLANETDAVILDVRHQSEFSKGFIPQSIFIGLGGTFAPWVGALIKDIKQEILLVTPIGEEESTITRLSRVGFDNVIGYLDGSFETWKKSGKEIDVLNAISVAALEEKIAENPLIFDVRKPGEYLSEHALIAENTPLDYLNDHISQFPDKKPFYVHCAGGYRSVIAASILKARGFHNVIDILGGFDAIKNSSIEKSAYVCPSTL